AACTTGTTCTGTATTTCAATCATTTGGAGTCGACTTGCTTATTACCCAAGGTGAAAGCAGCAGTAGCTAAATAAATTCTATGTTTTAACACTTCAATAATTCAAAATCTCCTTTTTCACATAATTCTGTGTGAGAAATCTTGACCTCATTTTTCATGGCTTCTTATCCTAATTTTGTTCTTTTTACAAGCTGAGTGAcatctttttcatattttcttaGTTCACTAATTTTTTGTGCTGAAGATTAATCATTCCAACAGCATCTTTATGATCTatagcaaaaaaacaaaaaagaatatAAGGTCTAAATCGAAGCTCTGGTTATGAAAGAAATGAATGGTGTTCCTGAACTCGAACAAGATGAGTTTCTTGCAGGAAAGTTGACACTTCTGGTAGATACACAGGCGTTCTCACATattctttcttttatttttttaatacatggATCTCCATCATTTTCAATGCCCGTAGCTTTGTGCACTTTTaatctctatattttttaattctagATTTTTATATCTATCAATATCATAAAGCAGTTATGTGTTTAcctcctaagagcatctccaacggagATATGTAAACATGTTAGCTAAAAGTGTGATTTTAGatgatttgttaaaaatttgctgaacctataAGGTTTGTGCTTGAGCGGTATTAGTTATAATGGTTagctatatttaaaattctgttattttgttattttcaaattctaacaattatatttttcaaataatagttatttattgtgaataaattttataaataatttttttataaattcaataaaataaatattttatataaatatatattttattctgattaatcaaaataatattatttaagaatctactattttactattttcaaatttaacggCTAAATTTACATATTGTAGTTATGTATTGTaaagaaaactaaaaaaaaattattttcctgaatttaatcaaatgaagtttttaacaagaatatatgttatttaaataattttatttatagtgcaaatgatatattttaaaaattaattcattcccaaattttatttatttgttgtaaaaataagataatttttaaaattaaaacactaATTTATAAATCTAAATTTTAGGTATGAGTAAGTGTATAAGGTGTAAATTTTACCCTAATTGAGAATTAAACACGCTTGGAAGAACACATAAACTCAAATCCACATCCAAAATACTCTTTTGTAATGGACAATACTACACAATTCATTCTTGATATAATggatgcagaagaagaagagcaTCAAACAAGGATGAGAATGGGTGCGGCTTACATTTATAATCAGCGTGAAAGAGCAAATTCTATCTCGTATCATGGTGGTTCCACAATGAATCATCGTGTGATTGATCGCAATAGAGAAGAAGGTCATGCTAGAGTGTGtcgtaattatttttttgatacacCTACATATACAGATACACAATTTCGTCGAAGATTTCGGATGCGTAGATCATTATTTATGCGAATTGAAGAAGCAGTTATGGCTAATGACAATTATTTTACTCAACGAACTGATGCTGTGGGAGTTCGTGGCCTGTCTTCACTTCAAAAAGTGACAGCTGCACTTAGGATGCTTGCATATGGAACAGCAGCTGATGCAATTGATGATTATGTTCGAATTGGTGAGAGTACAGCCATAGAGAGTCTAAGAAGGTTTGTCAAATCAATTGTTGAAGTCTTCGGGACTGAATATCTGAGACGTCCAAATGCTGAAGATGTGTCTAGATTACTAGCAGAGAATGAACAACGAGGCTTTCCCGGAATGTTGGGTAGCATTGATTGTATGCATTGGAAGTGGAAGAATTGTCCAGCTGGCTGGCAAGGTATGTACACTGGTCATGTTCATGAACCAACTATTATATTAGAAGCTATAGCTTCGAAAGACTTGTGGATATGGCATGCTTTTTTCGGATTACCAGGGTCGTTGAATGATATTAATGTGTTAGATCGGTCTCATCTTTTTGAAGAATTGGCAGAAGGTCGCGGTCCTGAGGTGAGGTACACCATCAACGgacatgaatataatattggtTATTATCTTGCTGATGGTATATATCCCTCTTGGCCAACTTTTGTCAAAACTATTTCAAAACCTTAaggtaataaaaaaaatattttgcaaATGCACAAGAATCTGTTAGAAAGGATGTTGAAAGAGCATTTGGAGTGTTGCAATCTCGGTTTGCAATGATTCGTGGACCATCACGATTTTGGGATGTGGGCAcaatgaaatatattatgacCGCCTGCATAATATTGCATAACATGATTATTGAGGATGAAAGGGATTTAAGTATGGAAGAAGAACACTTTGAAACAAATACTGAAATACCAACTGTTACGCACATACCACGTCATCCAAGTACCTTTAGGGAATTCCTTCAAGTGCACCAACAAATTCAAGACAAACAAGCTCATGTTCAGTTGCAAAATGATCTTATAGAGCATCTTTGGCAAATTCACGGCGGTGACACGAATTAGATATttcttatgtaatatttttttcatatttgctATGTAATTCTTTCATATTTGTCTATTTACTATGCTTTTGTAATTGTCACGAACGATAATGAGCattgattaataaaattgtGTGAGCTACTCAGAAATTTAAAAGGATTAACTTTGTGATGTGTAAAGAGAGAGCAGTTAGAAGTTAAAAGCGTTAACTAACTGACCAAATACTAAAAGCCAATTACACACATATAAATTAAGGATAATAATCCCTCAGTGCTTATATGGTTGAACTTCTAGTCTGAAAATCCAGGCTATAACAGCTAAAGCTGCTTATGCTAATAAACATATTGCAAGTGTTTTAAAGCTGGCAGAATTTCAGAAAAGTGTTTAAAAGTGTTTTATCACAAAGTACTCTACTAGAACTTcagaaaataaaagagaagCCAAGTTGATGGTCTTGTTGTACAGTCAGTGCAATCAAATATGAGCCACAGAATGGTTAATGCAAGTGAATATAACAACAAGAATCAAGCTAGATGTAGTAAGGCTGGCAAATCATAATTAGGAAAAGCTACATCTCAACGTATTCCTTCGATTCTGGTTTATTTATCTATGTTAACATACAAAATGAACTCAGAGCAACTTCCATATTGTCAAAACCGATATATGATTGCAAGATATTTAATGTCTAAATATGAATCACGAATCCACTGGGAAGAATCACTTAAGTCAGGGAACATTTAGTAAAACCATAACATGAATGCCTGGTATCCAATTACTGAAACAAATCTAATCATACAACTAAAAGAAAATAGCCTGAATATtacaaaaaatcaaaagttaGAATAACTACGACCACTGCTTTTATGTCTTTATCGATTAATCTTTACCGCATAACTAACAAGTAGATATATTTATCTACTGAAACACATAGTAATCTTTTAGAATTCCATAAGCACAAACAAAGcagttatattattaaaaatagccTCCAACCATTTAGCCAAAAAAATTGCCTCAAAAGAAAAGAGAATCTACCTTATCTTGCTCCGTCAATCCACTTTGATTCCTTCCACATATTTGATTGTAAAATCCAATAAATTTTGCGACTTTTTCATTGATTACGCACCAGCGATTACACAACAAAGTGGCACTTCGATCACTTTCCAGCCCTTCTTTATTTCCCTCGTAATAGTTCCAAATCCGATTCCAATAACTTGTATGAGTCTGATTATTTCCTTGCACCGGATCCATACTAACATTGAGCCATGCAGAAATAAGCAACATATCCTCTTCAATTAAAAAATTCTTTGATCTTTTGCCTTTTTTCGATTTTGGAGCTTCTCTTTGAGGCTGAGACATGGGTGGAGGTTGTGACTGGAATTGTGGTGGCTGAGTATATATCATATCTTCCATTTCAGTAAATGAACCCTCATTAAGCAAAGATATAAACGATCCTTCCATTTCTAATTTCACAACAAAATCacaagaattaattaaattctgaaaaatCCCCAAAATTACTAAAAACctaattgtgtgtgtgtatatatatatatatatatatatatatatatatattgttaggtcctataaacttactatattagtttatataatgaacacaatcaatcacacagaatgacaatataagagattgaaagcagtaaactcttattcacaaagcttaatcggttacaaaaactctctcagtgatttatatattatcactaagagctgctagggttctgtaaaatatactcgataactcaactcgtatagagtaaccctaatctgtgtctatatatacacagttacaaaatcaatctctgatttgatatcctataaatcagctatgtattctatctgttacatatttgatgatgtcacaggtatctaacttgtttagtgtgcagaagcaaatatcagagtttagctggaaatcagagtttaacgactggcagctggatcagagtttaagcaatgatcagagtttgcaggcggctgattttcaggagcatatctgactaaataaggaagataaagatcaagagagattgtacagatcaggacagcagaaggatagctactgattagattattttaggaagcagataattataaatcaataagtagatatcatgtaactgtgtatataaacacagcttagggtttactctagatgagttaacaattgaatatcattcgtgtaacctagcagctcttagtgataacatataaatcactaagagattatttgtaagctactgtgatttgtgaataaaagtttattgagttattctcttatacttgtgtttgtcttggattgtgttcactatattatcatatatagtgagtttattcggcctaacaagtggtatcagagccagctctgttgatatacctatagtgagatcttaatcacacaatcatgtctgagaaatcacaaaacagtagatatgagtctcttagggttccggtcctcagggcatctgaatattctgtctggaaagtaagaatgatcatgtttctggaatctacagatccagaatatctggatagaatttatgatggtccacacatgccaacaaagctctctgttgcagtgggagatgaaccccagaagatgattcctaaagaaaagaaggactatactccagaggacatctcatctatcagtaaagatgcaaaggtgaagcatctgttgcatagtgctctggacaatgctatgtccaatagagtaattgggtgcaaaactgcaaaggagatatgggatgctttggaagtcagatgtcaaggaaccaaagccatcaaaaagaacagaagaaccatacttactcaagagtatgaacactttgattcaaaatttggtgaatcactgactgatctttatgataggtttgtcaagctgctgaatgacttgtctcttgtggacaaagaatatgatttggaagattcaaatctcaaatttttgcttgctcttcctgaaaagtgggatttgaaagtaaccactataagagacaatcatgatcttgaagagatgtctctggatgaaatctttggaaggttgaaaactcatgaacttgaaatggagcaaaggagcaaacgacatggtgggaaacccaaaccagttgctctaaaagttcaagaagattcaactgtgaaaagcaaaggaaaagctcatgtcaaaaagtctgatactgagtcatcaaactctgatgttgactcagactctgatatgccttcagactctgatgacagtgatactgagatgatgcagctggcagcactgatggtaaaaagcttcaagaagatgtgaaaggcatatgttcagcctatttgtatttaaagaggtacaactcaactcagataagaaagctcagtaaatagcaagtcaacggaatccgtacgaagaacgtcaaatgatttatgggaattgtatgtcagataaattccaggatgctgctgcacaccactgaaagaagttcattaatatgttcaagcctcagtgcacaaataatcttttgtggcacgtccaggagttcagaagatataaagtttctatactttattttatcagaagattccatttaatgaagatgtacttacaagacgaagactcgacgaacaaatcaatttcttaaatgtttatttgacaaagaatatttgatttaactagatacagatgaaccagacagtacatctgtgtatcagttattcaaattgaatatttgaagtcaagcagagttggtggttcgttcgttcgactgatcaagacggagtttttaatgtttaaagaagacgggaagcaattctgctgatgaatgggtgattaaatatttaatagattattatttcacttctcaaataattaaattaattatgtaatttatttgttaaattaattcactctcgaattaatttaatttatgaatttatatgattaaattaattaagtggataattttctatttaaatataatctacaaatcacattcaatcatccacttaagctcagcaagacaatctgagattgtcttaccgaattttccaactgccaagacaatacagattgtctgaccgaagctaagcctgcaagacaatcctgattgtctgactgaagcttacaagacaattctcaattgtctgaccgaatggttctcagcaagacaatcttgattgtctgaccgaggcaatgcttacaagacaattctcaattgtctgaccgaatggttctcagcaagacaatcttgattgtctgaccgaggcaatgcttacaagacaattctcaattgtctgaccgaatggttctcagcaagacaatcttgattgtctgaccgaggcaatgcttacaagacaattctcaattgtctgaccgaatggagattgtctgaccgagtgttaaattgtcttactagccttaaaattgtctttctgctgtgtcttgtgcttgcaaggcaatctgagattgtcttgcccttgctactttgtctttgctactcacaattgtcttgtctttcaattgtcttacaagtacaaatgctttgcctataaatatggcattgcatccttcatttttagtgttcattcactttgtattcaaagcatttgtaaagctttcaagttgtttgtaacttgcttgatcgttatatccacagttttctgtgctttgataacccggttgttttaatcactaaatctagaatataccctgtcgaatttattctacgaactttagtggacattaaaactgaaccattttaattatataatgacttcaaacattgttatattaattaattaaaatctgattaacaaatcatattcaatcagattcacttccgcgacgatttggtactgattgtattcaaccccccccttctacaatcatatctggacctaacaagatggcttacaagaacttcaacaaagggaagaagttctcaaccaaagacggaaactctgacagaaaggtcttcaaaaagaatgaaggaaaagaagaaaaatctggaaaatctgataagtctaagtacacctgcttcaattgtggagagaaaggccactttgcaactgagtgcaagaaagctaagaaagaaaaggaacaggcctttatcacaaagaaaggaagctgggcagacacatcagaatcagaggatgaagtcaactatgccttgatggcaaacatggacaacagcactgagactgttgaaactaaggtacctcattccactcttgcttttgatactgaagatataactgagttaagattgtttcttaaaactctgcatgttagttatagagatcaaactttagaaaatgaaagactaaaatctgagaacttAGATGTCAAGAagaggaatgattatcttgaaaaggaactagttctgatgctagaagttcagaaggaaagagatgactctatctttattaaaaatgaactcttaaagaaaaatgcttc
This genomic window from Daucus carota subsp. sativus chromosome 7, DH1 v3.0, whole genome shotgun sequence contains:
- the LOC108193866 gene encoding uncharacterized protein LOC108193866, with product MDAEEEEHQTRMRMGAAYIYNQRERANSISYHGGSTMNHRVIDRNREEGHARVCRNYFFDTPTYTDTQFRRRFRMRRSLFMRIEEAVMANDNYFTQRTDAVGVRGLSSLQKVTAALRMLAYGTAADAIDDYVRIGESTAIESLRRFVKSIVEVFGTEYLRRPNAEDVSRLLAENEQRGFPGMLGSIDCMHWKWKNCPAGWQGMYTGHVHEPTIILEAIASKDLWIWHAFFGLPGSLNDINVLDRSHLFEELAEGRGPEVRYTINGHEYNIGYYLADESVRKDVERAFGVLQSRFAMIRGPSRFWDVGTMKYIMTACIILHNMIIEDERDLSMEEEHFETNTEIPTVTHIPRHPSTFREFLQVHQQIQDKQAHVQLQNDLIEHLWQIHGGDTN